A genome region from Solirubrobacter pauli includes the following:
- a CDS encoding universal stress protein, producing MSVADPERTEVLGELKLHRILVAVDGSEHADLALSAAITAAHRDNASITLITVGPDVAAGPAAWSMPLAGALDQNAVDEDATKRLKATLKRMPEDIPVHTIYRRGKPGCEIVKAASEGDYDAIILGARGVGRVGSMLGSVSSYVMHHAKTAVFVAHGAAQNVE from the coding sequence ATGAGCGTCGCCGACCCTGAGCGGACCGAGGTCCTCGGCGAGCTCAAGCTCCACCGCATCCTCGTCGCCGTCGACGGCTCCGAGCATGCTGACCTCGCCCTGTCCGCGGCGATCACCGCCGCGCACCGCGACAACGCCAGCATCACCCTGATCACCGTCGGCCCCGACGTCGCCGCCGGACCCGCGGCCTGGTCGATGCCGCTCGCCGGCGCGCTCGACCAGAACGCGGTCGACGAGGACGCGACCAAGCGGCTGAAGGCGACGCTGAAGCGGATGCCTGAGGACATCCCGGTGCACACGATCTACCGCCGTGGCAAGCCGGGCTGCGAGATCGTCAAGGCCGCCTCAGAGGGCGACTACGACGCGATCATCCTCGGCGCCCGCGGCGTCGGGCGCGTCGGATCGATGCTCGGCAGCGTGTCGAGCTACGTCATGCACCACGCGAAGACCGCCGTCTTCGTCGCGCACGGCGCGGCTCAGAACGTCGAGTAG
- a CDS encoding MDR family MFS transporter, whose protein sequence is MTVAAEAPASTQMSHREVLEALSGLLLAMFVAILSSTIVSTALPQIIGDLGGSQSSYTWVVTSTLLALTVTTPIWGKLADLFDRKLLVQTGLVLYTLGSILAGLSESTGFLIACRVVQGIGVGGLTALVQVILSDLVSPRERGRYAGYLGAVFGVGTVAGPLIGGVVTDGLGWRYCFYIGVPFAIAAFVLLQKTLHLPRRRREAKIDYVGATLIAGGVSSLLIWVSLAGQQYDWLSWQTAVLVAAGVVLLVGAVVSMSRSKEPLIPLRLFKDRSVVLAVIASIAVGIAMFGTTVFLSQYMQVARGKSPTESGLLTIPMVTGLFLASTIVGRLVTQTGHYKKFLLTGAVMLTVGLGLMGTLDETTNLFELGVFMAIMGAGVGMLMQNLVLVVQNTVRFEDIGAGSSLVAFFRSLGGAIGVSVLGALLAHHARTDITSGLADAGIKATGSADTVPDVSTLPAPVAHIIEHAYGTGVGEIFLTAAPLGLIALAAVALMREVPLGGKSGIDIAREQGATTNHQGAAS, encoded by the coding sequence ATGACCGTCGCCGCCGAGGCGCCAGCCTCAACCCAGATGTCCCACCGGGAAGTGCTCGAGGCGCTCTCCGGCCTGCTGCTCGCGATGTTCGTCGCGATCCTCTCGAGCACGATCGTCTCGACGGCGCTGCCGCAGATCATCGGTGACCTCGGCGGGTCGCAGTCGAGCTACACGTGGGTGGTCACGAGCACGCTGCTGGCGCTCACCGTCACCACGCCGATCTGGGGCAAGCTCGCCGACCTGTTCGACCGCAAGCTGCTCGTCCAGACCGGTCTCGTCCTCTACACGCTCGGCTCGATCCTCGCGGGGCTGAGCGAGTCCACCGGCTTCCTGATCGCCTGCCGCGTCGTGCAGGGCATCGGCGTCGGTGGCCTCACCGCGCTCGTCCAGGTGATCCTCTCCGACCTCGTCTCCCCGCGTGAGCGCGGCCGCTACGCCGGCTACCTCGGCGCGGTGTTCGGCGTCGGCACCGTCGCCGGCCCGCTGATCGGCGGCGTCGTCACCGACGGGCTCGGCTGGCGCTACTGCTTCTACATCGGCGTCCCGTTCGCGATCGCCGCCTTCGTGCTCCTGCAGAAGACGCTGCACCTGCCGCGCCGGCGCCGGGAGGCGAAGATCGACTACGTGGGCGCGACGCTGATCGCCGGTGGCGTCTCGTCGCTGCTGATCTGGGTCTCGCTCGCCGGCCAGCAGTACGACTGGCTGAGCTGGCAGACCGCCGTGCTCGTCGCCGCGGGTGTCGTGCTCCTCGTCGGCGCCGTCGTCTCGATGAGCCGCTCGAAGGAGCCGCTGATCCCGCTGCGCCTGTTCAAGGACCGCAGCGTCGTGCTCGCCGTCATCGCCTCGATCGCCGTCGGCATCGCGATGTTCGGCACCACGGTCTTCCTCAGCCAGTACATGCAGGTCGCGCGGGGCAAGTCGCCGACCGAGTCCGGCCTGCTGACGATCCCGATGGTCACCGGCTTGTTCCTCGCCTCGACCATCGTCGGCCGCCTCGTGACGCAGACCGGCCACTACAAGAAGTTCCTGCTCACCGGCGCCGTCATGCTGACGGTGGGCCTCGGCCTGATGGGCACGCTCGACGAGACCACGAACCTGTTCGAGCTCGGCGTCTTCATGGCGATCATGGGCGCGGGGGTCGGCATGCTGATGCAGAACCTCGTGCTGGTCGTGCAGAACACGGTGCGCTTCGAGGACATCGGCGCGGGCTCGTCGCTCGTCGCCTTCTTCCGTAGCCTCGGCGGCGCGATCGGCGTGAGCGTCCTCGGCGCGCTGCTCGCCCACCACGCGCGCACGGACATCACCAGCGGCCTCGCCGACGCCGGCATCAAGGCCACCGGCAGCGCCGACACCGTGCCGGACGTGTCCACGCTGCCCGCGCCGGTCGCCCACATCATCGAGCACGCCTACGGCACGGGCGTGGGCGAGATCTTCCTCACCGCGGCGCCGCTCGGGCTGATCGCCCTCGCCGCGGTCGCGCTGATGCGTGAGGTGCCGCTCGGCGGCAAGAGCGGCATCGACATCGCCCGCGAGCAGGGCGCCACCACGAACCACCAAGGAGCGGCCTCATGA
- a CDS encoding MarR family winged helix-turn-helix transcriptional regulator, producing MPEPVEDLVIALYRLGRVQRAIARDALAELGGQGFAALAVVHREGPVRVSAVAEQLSVDLSVASRQVAALALAGYVEREPDPDDRRASRIHLTPAGMRVLTDSHRRMVSTAETALEQWSAQDVTGLAAQLERLREDFAAVASLPLQKDAA from the coding sequence ATGCCAGAACCCGTCGAAGACCTCGTGATCGCCCTCTACCGCCTCGGCCGCGTGCAGCGCGCCATCGCCCGCGACGCGCTCGCGGAGCTCGGCGGCCAGGGCTTCGCCGCCCTCGCGGTCGTCCACCGCGAGGGCCCCGTGCGCGTCAGCGCGGTCGCCGAGCAGCTCAGCGTCGACCTGTCGGTGGCCAGCCGCCAGGTCGCGGCGCTCGCGCTCGCCGGCTACGTCGAGCGCGAGCCCGACCCGGACGACCGCCGCGCGAGCCGCATCCACCTCACACCCGCGGGCATGCGCGTGCTGACCGACTCGCACCGCCGGATGGTCAGCACGGCCGAGACCGCGCTGGAGCAGTGGTCCGCGCAGGACGTCACCGGCCTCGCCGCCCAGCTCGAGCGCCTGCGCGAGGACTTCGCCGCCGTGGCATCGCTCCCACTTCAGAAGGACGCCGCATGA
- a CDS encoding putative glycoside hydrolase yields the protein MSRGLLTAALTAILMSCSTAAADAATPRLARGTADTSPMLTSWGAGAWAHLPAYGLSAGELAAHPEWQLKDATNAPLLVNGRAAADFGNADFRAWWIAKAQAALGAGHRGVFIDDAFMERRTTNAGGTSRTPIDPRTGAAMTEAGWQRYMADFLVAVRAALPADADIVHEVLWYKGDANADVLRALKAATYLSVDGGFNGSLVTYGGGTYGFQTLAGWIERAQARGTGVILDFSTTAPAARVYGLASYWLVNTGLSAIANDASTAPLWSGYTVDLGTPNTGRYQVATGAWRRDFTRGIVLVNEPYRSTRTLTVPAGYQDLDGVARTTVTLAGGQGAVLVPAPVPVSTPTPTPTPVAPTDGGPGVSTAPVPPVATAPPSAPTKITTITTGGDGARIARAGGTAGAKPPGSTRVSVRGSRTRLTGRVRGAVAGYVRVTIERKRGPKWAVVRRVKVSVKRTGRFTKDIPTLPGGSYRVSGYFEGTGTSKPARSGYSTF from the coding sequence ATGTCCCGGGGTCTGCTGACCGCTGCCCTCACCGCCATCCTGATGTCGTGCTCCACCGCCGCGGCCGACGCCGCGACACCGCGCCTGGCGCGCGGGACGGCGGACACGAGCCCGATGCTGACGTCCTGGGGCGCCGGCGCGTGGGCGCACCTGCCCGCCTACGGGCTGAGCGCCGGGGAGCTCGCCGCCCACCCGGAGTGGCAGCTCAAAGACGCGACGAACGCTCCGCTGCTCGTCAACGGACGCGCGGCCGCCGACTTCGGCAACGCGGACTTCCGCGCGTGGTGGATCGCCAAGGCGCAGGCCGCGCTGGGCGCCGGCCATCGCGGCGTGTTCATCGACGACGCCTTCATGGAGCGCCGCACGACGAACGCCGGCGGGACGTCCCGCACGCCGATCGACCCGCGCACCGGCGCCGCCATGACCGAGGCCGGCTGGCAGCGGTACATGGCCGACTTCCTCGTCGCCGTGCGCGCCGCCCTGCCCGCCGACGCGGACATCGTGCACGAGGTGCTCTGGTACAAGGGCGACGCGAACGCCGACGTCCTGCGCGCGCTGAAGGCCGCGACGTACCTGTCGGTCGACGGCGGCTTCAACGGGTCGCTCGTCACCTACGGCGGGGGCACCTACGGCTTCCAGACGCTCGCCGGCTGGATCGAGCGCGCACAGGCGCGCGGCACCGGCGTCATCCTCGACTTCTCGACCACCGCGCCCGCGGCCCGCGTGTACGGGCTCGCGAGCTACTGGCTCGTCAACACCGGCCTGTCGGCGATCGCCAACGATGCATCGACCGCTCCCCTGTGGTCGGGCTACACGGTCGATCTCGGCACGCCGAACACCGGCCGCTACCAGGTGGCCACGGGCGCGTGGCGCCGCGACTTCACGCGCGGGATCGTGCTCGTGAACGAGCCGTACCGCTCCACGCGCACGCTGACGGTCCCCGCCGGCTACCAGGACCTCGACGGCGTCGCCCGCACGACCGTGACGCTCGCCGGCGGCCAGGGCGCCGTGCTCGTCCCGGCCCCGGTCCCGGTCTCCACGCCGACCCCGACGCCGACCCCGGTCGCGCCCACCGACGGCGGCCCGGGCGTGTCCACGGCACCCGTCCCCCCGGTGGCGACCGCCCCGCCGTCGGCGCCGACGAAGATCACCACCATCACGACGGGCGGCGACGGCGCGCGCATCGCCCGCGCCGGCGGCACCGCCGGCGCGAAGCCCCCGGGCAGCACGCGCGTGTCCGTGCGCGGGTCGCGCACGCGGCTGACCGGCCGGGTCCGCGGCGCGGTCGCGGGCTACGTGCGTGTGACGATCGAGCGCAAGCGCGGGCCCAAGTGGGCCGTCGTGCGGCGCGTGAAGGTCTCGGTGAAGCGCACGGGGCGCTTCACCAAGGACATCCCGACGCTGCCGGGCGGCAGCTACCGCGTGAGCGGCTACTTCGAGGGGACCGGCACGTCGAAGCCGGCCCGTTCGGGCTACTCGACGTTCTGA
- a CDS encoding tyrosine-protein phosphatase, translating into MRSVASICVPDGDRALIDLHAHLLPGLDDGPADDAGSLALAEHVAATGTRTIVATPHLRQDFPDVRVPELPGRVAALQALLRDRGVDLEVLVGGEVDTVWAQHQSDETLRAVSYGGRGTDLLVETPYGELPPVLEELLFRIRTRGFRVLLAHPERNPSFQRDPERLGRIVDGGVLVQVTASSLTAGKRSRSCALAHALIAEGRAHVIAGDLHSVGGRAGLAEALETTDHPRARWMVTDAPAAILAGEPLPPAPSAAAPKRRRWNLKRER; encoded by the coding sequence GTGCGTTCGGTAGCGTCCATCTGCGTTCCCGATGGTGACAGAGCACTGATCGACCTACACGCCCACCTGCTGCCCGGGCTCGACGACGGACCGGCCGACGACGCCGGATCGCTCGCCCTCGCGGAGCACGTCGCCGCCACGGGCACGCGGACGATCGTCGCGACCCCGCATCTGCGGCAGGACTTCCCGGACGTCCGGGTGCCGGAGCTGCCCGGCCGCGTCGCCGCGCTCCAGGCCCTGCTGCGCGACCGTGGCGTGGACCTCGAGGTGCTCGTCGGTGGCGAGGTCGACACGGTCTGGGCCCAGCACCAGTCCGACGAGACGCTGCGCGCCGTCTCTTACGGCGGGCGCGGCACCGACCTGCTCGTCGAGACGCCCTACGGCGAGCTGCCGCCCGTCCTGGAGGAGCTGCTGTTCCGGATCCGCACGCGCGGCTTCCGCGTCCTGCTCGCCCACCCGGAGCGCAACCCGAGCTTCCAGCGTGACCCCGAGCGGCTCGGCCGGATCGTGGACGGCGGCGTCCTCGTCCAGGTGACGGCCTCGTCGCTGACCGCGGGCAAGCGGTCGCGCTCCTGCGCGCTCGCGCACGCGTTGATCGCCGAGGGCCGCGCGCACGTGATCGCCGGTGATCTGCACTCGGTCGGCGGCCGCGCCGGGCTCGCGGAGGCGCTGGAGACGACCGACCACCCGCGGGCGCGCTGGATGGTCACCGACGCGCCGGCGGCGATCCTCGCGGGCGAGCCGCTGCCGCCCGCGCCGAGCGCCGCCGCCCCGAAGCGACGGCGCTGGAACCTCAAGCGCGAGCGCTAG
- a CDS encoding ArsR/SmtB family transcription factor gives MGAVDVVSAPLAPLRRAVLEGLRDGPASATELAARLGESRQRVNYHVRALERDGLVELFEERARRGCTERVVRATCHAVLVEPSVVGVLPEEQDRFAADTLLAGGARLVRDVAAARTAAAERGQRLLTFAIEAEVGFTRPADLERFADALADRVAELAAELGPGERTYRVLIGGHPA, from the coding sequence ATGGGGGCGGTCGACGTCGTGTCGGCACCGCTGGCGCCGCTGCGGCGCGCGGTGCTCGAAGGTCTGCGGGACGGGCCGGCTTCGGCGACGGAGCTGGCGGCGCGGCTCGGCGAGTCGCGCCAGCGCGTCAACTACCACGTGCGCGCGCTCGAGCGCGACGGGTTGGTGGAGCTGTTCGAGGAGCGGGCACGCCGCGGCTGCACCGAGCGGGTCGTGCGCGCCACGTGCCACGCCGTGCTCGTGGAGCCGTCGGTGGTGGGCGTGCTTCCCGAGGAGCAGGACCGCTTCGCGGCCGACACGTTGCTCGCCGGCGGCGCGCGGCTCGTCCGCGACGTCGCGGCGGCGCGGACCGCGGCGGCCGAGCGCGGTCAGCGCCTGCTGACGTTCGCGATCGAGGCCGAGGTCGGCTTCACGCGGCCCGCCGACCTGGAGCGCTTCGCCGACGCCCTGGCCGACCGCGTCGCGGAGCTGGCCGCCGAGCTCGGTCCCGGAGAGAGGACGTACCGCGTGTTGATCGGAGGCCACCCGGCGTGA
- a CDS encoding DegT/DnrJ/EryC1/StrS family aminotransferase, whose product MDATERTPEIPLFDLELSEEDIEAVLDVLRSGWLTMGPLTAEFERTFAEHLGVEHAVAVSSCTAALHLAYLAAGVGPGDEVIVPALTFAATAAAVVYCGATPVFADVVGPHRLDLDPASVERMITPRTKAVCVVHFAGYPARVQELRALCDAHGVALIEDVAHAPQAYVDGRAVGSFGLAGAFSFFSNKVLACGEGGLVATDDEAVAALARSRRSHGMTSGTWSRHTGETITYDAQGLGFNYRLDEPRAALLLSRFKRLDAEIARRRELTRAYRAALAGHEGLIVPYADEDVEHSSCYVMPVLVRDHARRDEIRLALRSKHGVQTSIFYPAVHEFTAYRERFGVPSLPHTEHAARAEITIPLHMAMDDAALERVVAALEDTV is encoded by the coding sequence ATGGACGCTACCGAACGCACCCCGGAGATCCCGCTCTTCGACCTGGAGCTATCGGAAGAGGACATCGAAGCCGTGCTGGACGTGCTGCGCTCCGGCTGGCTGACGATGGGCCCGTTGACGGCCGAGTTCGAGCGCACGTTCGCCGAGCACCTCGGCGTCGAGCACGCGGTCGCCGTGTCGTCCTGCACCGCCGCGCTGCACCTCGCCTACCTCGCCGCGGGCGTCGGCCCGGGCGACGAGGTGATCGTGCCCGCGCTCACCTTCGCGGCCACCGCCGCGGCGGTCGTCTACTGCGGCGCGACGCCCGTCTTCGCCGACGTCGTCGGCCCGCACCGGCTGGACTTGGACCCCGCGTCCGTCGAGCGGATGATCACGCCTCGGACCAAGGCCGTCTGCGTCGTGCACTTCGCCGGCTACCCGGCGCGGGTGCAGGAGCTGCGCGCGCTCTGCGACGCGCACGGGGTCGCGCTGATCGAGGACGTCGCGCACGCCCCGCAGGCGTACGTGGACGGCCGTGCGGTCGGCTCGTTCGGGCTCGCGGGCGCGTTCTCGTTCTTCTCCAACAAGGTGCTCGCCTGCGGTGAGGGCGGCCTCGTCGCCACGGACGACGAAGCGGTCGCCGCGCTCGCCCGCTCGCGCCGGAGCCACGGCATGACGTCGGGCACGTGGAGCCGCCACACCGGCGAGACGATCACCTACGACGCGCAGGGCCTCGGCTTCAACTACCGGCTGGACGAGCCGCGCGCCGCGCTGCTGCTCTCGCGCTTCAAGCGGCTCGACGCGGAGATCGCGCGCCGGCGCGAGCTCACCCGCGCCTACCGCGCCGCGCTCGCCGGGCACGAGGGGCTGATCGTCCCGTACGCGGACGAGGACGTCGAGCACTCCAGCTGCTACGTGATGCCGGTGCTCGTGCGCGACCATGCGCGCCGCGACGAGATCCGCCTCGCGCTGCGCTCCAAGCACGGCGTCCAGACGTCGATCTTCTATCCGGCCGTCCACGAGTTCACCGCCTATCGGGAGCGCTTCGGCGTGCCGTCGCTGCCGCACACCGAGCACGCGGCCCGCGCGGAGATCACGATCCCGCTGCACATGGCGATGGACGACGCCGCGCTGGAGCGCGTGGTGGCCGCGCTCGAGGACACCGTGTGA
- a CDS encoding HAD family hydrolase, which translates to MDRIVIFDLDDTLVHSNAVREAFACVARERGIDEALMTRTLDTLPGRPAQDIFECLGLGPDAAQAATTRFLARLDELNGEVPTVPYADAHATLDALAARGCTLALSTGSPPERARRILENEGWDAFEVVLGSTETCRKGRAHYEQMNAATPDPRWTHRAITVGDSPADMRLGAEYGVPIRIGIDRDGDPRALLAAGATHIVRGLADILRIIPT; encoded by the coding sequence ATGGACCGGATCGTGATCTTCGATCTCGACGACACGCTCGTGCATTCGAACGCCGTGCGGGAAGCGTTTGCCTGCGTCGCGCGCGAGCGCGGGATCGACGAGGCGCTGATGACGCGCACGCTCGACACGCTCCCCGGTCGCCCCGCGCAGGACATCTTCGAGTGCCTCGGCCTGGGCCCCGACGCGGCCCAAGCGGCCACCACCCGCTTCCTCGCCCGCCTCGACGAGCTCAACGGCGAGGTGCCGACCGTGCCTTACGCCGACGCGCACGCGACGCTCGACGCGCTCGCCGCCCGCGGCTGCACGCTCGCGCTCAGCACCGGCTCGCCGCCCGAGCGCGCCCGTCGGATCCTCGAGAACGAGGGCTGGGACGCGTTCGAGGTCGTGCTCGGGTCGACGGAGACGTGTCGCAAGGGCCGCGCGCACTACGAGCAGATGAACGCGGCGACGCCGGACCCGCGCTGGACCCACCGAGCGATCACGGTGGGCGACAGCCCCGCCGACATGCGCCTCGGTGCCGAGTACGGCGTGCCGATCCGGATCGGGATCGACCGTGACGGCGACCCGCGGGCGCTGCTCGCCGCCGGCGCCACGCACATCGTCCGCGGCCTCGCGGACATCCTCCGCATCATCCCCACGTAG
- a CDS encoding DegT/DnrJ/EryC1/StrS family aminotransferase, with protein MSWQIPLTDVVVTEDDLAAARECLESGWLTMGPRTGAFEAAMVEWHDVPHAAAVSSGTAALHLACRALDLGPGDEVIVPAFTFLASAGCVRYCGATPVLADVVSPERPNLDPADVERRITPRTKAVIAVHFWGYPADIAGLRAVCEPRGIAIIEDAAQAIGARVDGDALAGTAGTLGCLSFFSKKQLSVGEGGMVLTRDAALDASVRSLRSHAMTSGTWDRHTGRQESYDVVGFGFNYRMDELRAAFGRARLGRLHAEIEHRRAAVRGYRERLADAPGVTLVWDEAAVEAGSHFAFAVLFADGEARAKARDVLAERGIQTTRYPVLHSLTEYASFAGYGTLPAAEAAADRHLALPLSALTTDAQLDAVGEAVRAAA; from the coding sequence GTGAGCTGGCAGATCCCGCTCACCGACGTCGTCGTGACCGAGGACGACCTCGCGGCCGCGCGCGAGTGCCTCGAGTCGGGCTGGCTGACCATGGGGCCGCGGACCGGCGCCTTCGAGGCGGCGATGGTCGAGTGGCACGACGTGCCGCACGCCGCCGCCGTGTCGAGCGGGACGGCCGCGCTGCACCTCGCCTGCCGCGCGCTCGACCTCGGCCCGGGCGACGAGGTGATCGTCCCGGCGTTCACGTTCCTCGCCAGCGCGGGCTGCGTGCGCTACTGCGGTGCGACGCCGGTGCTCGCCGACGTCGTCTCCCCCGAGCGCCCGAACCTCGACCCGGCCGACGTGGAGCGGCGCATCACGCCGCGCACGAAGGCCGTGATCGCCGTGCACTTCTGGGGCTACCCGGCCGACATCGCCGGTCTGCGGGCGGTCTGCGAGCCGCGTGGCATCGCGATCATCGAGGACGCCGCGCAGGCGATCGGCGCGCGCGTCGACGGTGACGCGCTCGCGGGCACGGCGGGCACGCTCGGCTGCCTGTCCTTCTTCTCGAAGAAGCAGCTCTCGGTGGGCGAGGGCGGCATGGTGCTCACGCGCGACGCGGCGCTGGACGCATCCGTGCGGTCCCTGCGCTCGCACGCGATGACGTCCGGCACCTGGGACCGGCACACGGGGCGCCAGGAGTCCTACGACGTCGTCGGCTTCGGCTTCAACTACCGGATGGACGAGCTGCGCGCGGCGTTCGGGCGGGCGCGGCTCGGGCGGCTGCACGCGGAGATCGAGCATCGGCGCGCCGCGGTGCGCGGCTACCGCGAGCGGCTCGCGGACGCGCCGGGCGTCACGCTCGTGTGGGACGAGGCGGCGGTCGAGGCCGGCTCGCACTTCGCGTTCGCGGTGCTGTTCGCCGACGGCGAGGCGCGCGCGAAGGCCCGTGACGTCCTGGCCGAGCGCGGCATCCAGACGACGCGCTACCCGGTCCTGCACTCGCTGACCGAGTACGCGTCGTTCGCCGGCTACGGCACGCTGCCGGCCGCCGAGGCGGCCGCCGACCGGCACCTCGCGCTCCCGCTCTCCGCCCTCACCACCGACGCGCAGCTGGACGCCGTCGGCGAAGCGGTGCGCGCCGCGGCATGA
- a CDS encoding FkbM family methyltransferase produces MSDEYERRTGGASDRLRHLYRVAGARRLRHVDAAVRAVYVEWQRWRFATLLASDLESYRAYRRADRRGGHAHGATERVRVKPLGGHAVELRPGTSDAQMLRETFRDNVHRPERTARARTIVDIGANIGITVADNALRHPNARIVAVELDAGNVELARRNTARWADRVQLMHGAAWVEDGEITYVAEHGQEFGFFVDAGGEATAPAFSMATILSHVPADERIDFLKMDVEGVEAKLLVPATPHWADRVDEIALQVHHDYTIEDCVRDLTALGFDAARDPRRIDFVRGQRSAG; encoded by the coding sequence ATGAGCGACGAGTACGAGCGCCGGACGGGCGGCGCGAGCGACCGGCTGCGTCACCTGTACCGCGTCGCCGGCGCGCGCCGGCTGCGGCACGTCGACGCCGCCGTGCGGGCCGTGTACGTCGAGTGGCAGCGCTGGCGCTTCGCGACCCTGCTCGCCTCCGACCTGGAGAGCTACCGCGCGTACCGGCGCGCGGACCGCCGCGGCGGCCACGCGCACGGCGCCACCGAGCGCGTGCGGGTCAAGCCGCTGGGCGGGCACGCGGTGGAGCTGCGGCCGGGGACGAGCGACGCGCAGATGCTGCGCGAGACGTTCCGCGACAACGTGCACCGCCCGGAGCGCACCGCCCGCGCGCGGACCATCGTCGACATCGGCGCGAACATCGGGATCACGGTCGCCGACAACGCGCTGCGGCACCCGAACGCGCGGATCGTGGCCGTGGAGCTGGACGCGGGCAACGTCGAGCTGGCCCGTCGCAACACCGCGCGCTGGGCCGACCGCGTGCAGCTGATGCACGGCGCCGCCTGGGTCGAGGACGGCGAGATCACCTACGTGGCCGAGCACGGGCAGGAGTTCGGCTTCTTCGTCGACGCGGGCGGCGAGGCGACCGCGCCCGCGTTCTCGATGGCGACGATCCTCTCTCACGTGCCCGCGGACGAGCGGATCGACTTCCTCAAGATGGACGTCGAGGGCGTGGAGGCGAAGCTGCTCGTCCCCGCCACGCCGCACTGGGCCGACCGCGTCGACGAGATCGCCCTGCAGGTGCACCACGACTACACGATCGAGGACTGCGTGCGCGACCTCACCGCGCTCGGCTTCGACGCGGCCCGCGACCCGCGCCGGATCGACTTCGTCCGCGGTCAGCGCTCGGCGGGCTGA
- a CDS encoding NAD-dependent epimerase/dehydratase family protein produces the protein MARTLVTGGAGYIGMELCDELLQAGREVTVLDRLLHGQDDRADELRARGVTLVEGDVRDPVARGHALQGADAVVHLAAIVGDPACARDPQLAQEVNVDASLALAAEAGEAGVERFVMASTCSNYGRMADPTTPIDETGVLAPVSLYAEQKVAVEQHLLALDPAPFAVSCLRFATVYGVAPRMRFDLTVNEFTRDLWDDRKLEVFGEQFWRPYVHVRDAARGIRTVLEAPVDVVAGEVFNVGDTRENYRKLDLVEEIRRQTDKGEVSFVRRDEDPRDYKVSFQKIADRLDYKVTRTVPEGIAELIAALDAGRFADSDSRVYRNID, from the coding sequence ATGGCACGGACCTTGGTCACCGGCGGCGCCGGCTACATCGGGATGGAGCTGTGCGACGAGCTGCTCCAGGCTGGACGCGAGGTGACGGTCCTCGACCGGCTGCTGCACGGCCAGGACGACCGCGCGGATGAGCTGCGCGCACGCGGCGTCACGCTCGTCGAGGGTGACGTCCGCGACCCGGTCGCCCGCGGGCACGCGCTGCAGGGCGCGGACGCGGTCGTGCACCTGGCGGCGATCGTCGGCGACCCGGCCTGCGCGCGCGACCCGCAGCTCGCGCAGGAGGTCAACGTCGACGCGTCGCTGGCGCTCGCGGCCGAGGCGGGCGAAGCGGGCGTCGAGCGCTTCGTGATGGCCAGCACGTGCTCGAACTACGGCCGCATGGCCGACCCGACGACGCCGATCGACGAGACCGGCGTGCTCGCCCCGGTGTCGCTGTACGCCGAGCAGAAGGTCGCGGTCGAGCAGCACCTGCTCGCGCTGGACCCGGCCCCGTTCGCGGTCAGCTGCCTGCGCTTCGCCACCGTCTACGGCGTCGCGCCGCGGATGCGCTTCGACCTCACCGTCAACGAGTTCACGCGGGACCTCTGGGACGACCGCAAGCTCGAGGTCTTCGGCGAGCAGTTCTGGCGCCCGTACGTGCACGTGCGCGACGCCGCGCGGGGCATCCGGACCGTCCTCGAGGCGCCGGTCGACGTGGTCGCCGGCGAGGTCTTCAACGTCGGCGACACGCGCGAGAACTACCGCAAGCTCGACCTCGTCGAGGAGATCCGCCGCCAGACCGACAAGGGCGAGGTCAGCTTCGTCCGCCGCGACGAGGACCCGCGCGACTACAAGGTCAGCTTCCAGAAGATCGCCGACCGCCTGGACTACAAGGTCACCCGCACGGTCCCGGAGGGCATCGCGGAGCTGATCGCCGCGCTCGACGCGGGCCGCTTCGCCGACTCCGACAGCCGCGTCTACCGCAACATCGACTAG